The sequence below is a genomic window from Trichosurus vulpecula isolate mTriVul1 chromosome 5, mTriVul1.pri, whole genome shotgun sequence.
ccctccctcctcacttctgcctcctagaTATCCTCTTTTTCTTCAAAACACAGCTCAAGAGCTAACTTCTATATGAAGTCCTTCTCAATTGCCCTCCCTCTCGAGctgccttgtatttaactactcatttttattcctatgtattctgtatacatatatttctatttctatctccttGTTGttattctgttttagaatataagctgttTGCTAGTAGGGATTGTTGCATtcattctatttgtatttccagcacttagcttagtgcctggcacagaacagACAGTTAACAAATAACTAACTGATTTTATTAAATACCAGTCTAGTACCAGCTGTGATTGTacgcttcttgagggtaggactgtcttttgcctcttttcgtatccccagcactaagtacagcgcctgacacataataggagCTCAATATAAATAAGTTTACTGATTCTTCCTCAGACACAGGATAGCGTTGTGGAAAgatcactagatttggagttaggagagcCGGGTTTGAATATTGGCTCTGCCATGTACTACcagttgggacagctaggtggcgttGTGTATCGggagctgggccttgagtcaggaagacctgagtatgaatgtgacttcagacacttaagggttgtgtgaccctggacaagtcactcaacttctgtttgcctgtttcaTCAGCTGTgaaatcatagcacctacttcatagagttgttttgatgatcTAATGAAATATCtgaaaagcacttaacacagtatttGGCAAATAGTAGtcattacataaatgcttattccctactATCTGTGTCAATTTGGACacagtttcttctataaaatgaagagactggaaaGCCTCTGAGGCCTTTTTAAACTCCAAATTCTTTGAACCACAACTTCTTCCCAGAGGATACTTTCGAGGTTTGGGATGTGGATGGAGATCACAAAGACAAGAGAGATTCGAGGGCTAGATAAAGGATCTGGAgtaatgaggataaaatgactgGAGGGCAGCTGTACATTTAACTCATCAGTTACTCAATTCCCCTTTTGTGTCCAGGGAAGGTCCTGGCCCACGCCGACATCCCTGAATCGGGCAGTGTGCACTTTGATGAATCTGAGACATGGACAGAAGGGACCAAAATGGGGGTGAATCTTCGAATCATTGCAGCCCATGAGCTTGGCCATGCGCTAGGGCTGGGCCATTCCCGATACCCACAGGCCCTTATGGCACCTGTTTATTCTGGCTTCCGGCCCCACTTCCAGCTTCACCCTGATGATGTGGCAGGGATTCAGGCCCTCTACGGTGAGTCTCTAGAAGTGAAATACCCTGGCTCCCCATCCCTTTCTTTGGTTTTAACCTCCTTCCATCTGGCTGCAGTCCTAGGCCCCATGTCCTCAATTTTCCTCACCAGGAACAGAGAGTCCTCTGGTCACTTTCTCCATTTTCTGGCACCCCAAAAGGCATCAAACTTTACTTGTTGATGCTTCTACTGGAAGTCAAAATGGATTTTCTTTATCCTTCTCCAGGCCCTCTAAGCAAGTGGTGGGGAGAGGCCTCTGGGAAGCTTTTATTTCATATGTGGTATCCTAAATGCCTTCCCCCAGGGCCTGATATGTCTTTAACTTGCAGGCAAGAGAATCCCTCCtagtggagaggaggaagaggaggtggaggaggaagggaacgAAGTTTCTGTTGTAACCCCAGGGCCCAGACTGCCGGGAGCTGTGCCTGACCCCTGCAGTGGAGAGCTGGATGCCATGATGCTAGGTAACCTCCTCCCTTTGGGGGAAAGAGTTCTGTAAAATTCGACAGGCCATCTACCCTTAAGGACTGGAAAAGTGGGAATGACTCAGGGCTGCCATGGAAGAGAGAACTCCTTGCCTCTAGTATGAGCACATatggagggggtgggagagggagtgtcctgacttgtgatttcatccgTGTGGAGGACTGCTGGTGTGAAAACTCCCTTTACTGCTACGGGTGTGCTCCTTAGCTATAACGTTGTCCCAGACAGTGGCTCGGGCATTGAGAAGTGAAATGACACAAAGAGTGTGTGTCTGAGGCGAGACTTGGTCTTGCCAGGctccaggtcctcctggctctgaggctggcAGTCTTACCATTACCTACAGGCTGTCTCTCACATTGGACAAGTAATACACTTGTTTTGAAATAAACTTTAAATTTCAGATAGGACTTCCTCTGGGTGGGAAACCTTAGAGtgtgagtgaaagagagagagagagagagagagagagagagggagagtatgtgtatgtgtgtgtgtgtcctgggcTTGGCTTGGCTTTTTCACTTTCACCTGTCATCCCTTCTCCAGGCCCTCATGGAAAGACATATGCCTTCAAAGGAGACTATGTATGGACAGTGACTGGCTCCAGACTGGGGCCCCTTTTCCATGTGGCGACCTTATGGAAAGGGCTCCCAGGGAACCTGGATGCTGCTGTCTACTCTCCTCGTACAAAATGGATCCATTTCTttaaaggtgaggagggaataggGTGTCTTTAAAAAGAAGGGCAAAGATGGTTTAAGATGATAAAgattttgggttttggtttttctgggcggggaagatctgtggttttcttggtgtagtaaggaactcccagtatggaaaaCTCCTTCCATTGTTGCAGATTAGCACCTCATCTGTAACTTCTAGCTTGATCTTAGAGTCAccaggggcactgagaggtttagtATCTTATGATCATTATGCTAGTATGTgccaggggcaggacttgaacccaggccttcctgactctaagcctagcccTGGAAAATTATAGGATAAAGGAGAAACTTTCAAAAGGAAGGGATAAAGATATACTGTAGATCttactttttctctctccaccAATCCTTTTAGGTAATATGATCTGGCGTTATATGGGCTTCAAATTGGTCCCTGGCTTCCCTAAGCGGCTAAGTCACGTGGGACCCAACTTGGATGCAGCTCTGTACTGGCCCCTCAACCAGAAAGTTTTCCTTTTCAAGGTACAAAGTCTTTAACTTTGTGAGAGTGTGAGTATCTTAAAGGGAGGGACTGTTTTTCCTTTAGGAAGTGACTTGTGTcttgaatataaagggaattcACATTCCCTTTAggaatggtgatggtggtgagaaAGTCTTTTTCCAATGGAAAGATGGCATCCttaaagaggaaggaagactTCTTAAAGGGGGGGGGAGTGGCGCTGCTGCACTGGAAGTTGAAAGCTGCATTGGCGCTGCAGGAAATCCTtaacacttttcttttcttttatccccagGGCTCTGGGTATTGGCAGTGGGATGAGTTGGCAGTGAATGACTTCAGCCGTTACCCAAAGCCAATAGGAAAGCTGTTCACTGGGGTGCCAGATAAGCCCTCCGCGGCCTTGAGCTGGCAGGACGGCAAAGTATACTTCTTCAAGGGGAAAAAGTACTGGCGCCTGAACCAGCAGCTTCGAGTGGAGAAAGGCTTTCCCAAGGACACTTCCCAGAACTGGATGCACTGTCTCCCCCCAGCCACGGGCACTACAGCCTCAGCCACCAGCTCCACCCCAAGAACTGAACTGTCCACTTAGCCACAAAAAGGACCACATCTTTCTCAGCTCCAGATAACTCTGCTTCACTTCTTCCCACTACCACTCTTGCTCATGAATAGGAACTGGCTCTAGTCTTTAAATCCTGGGCACCCTAACCCTGaaatctgccccacccccaaggaCAGTACCACCAGCTATGGGCAACATGCCTCTGGTCCTGGGCTCATTTCTTCACTCTTGACGGTGGCACTTTGTCCCTGGAGTAGTAACTTCCTTTGACCTAGTGCACCTAGCCCTCCTAGATGGCTACCATGCCTTCCCCACTTTGGCAGGAACATCCTTTCTTTTGTATCAAACATTGACTACTGCCTGGTCATGCacaccttctccctcctcttggaCAGCATCATCAACTTCGTGCCCTAAGGGAATGGCTCTATGGCCCTGAGGCCATCTCTAATTTCAACAGTTGACCGTACTACCCCTTAGaattggaggggaagggagtatTTGCAAACTGGGACCAAAAAACGTTTACAGAGCTTAGTGTGGTTATCTTTATAGTTCTTGCTGTAGTCAATGCATAGCCTCAAAAAATCCAAATAGGGCATCGCTGAAAAATTGGAGTACAAGGCAAGAAATGTCACCCTTCGAAACTGAAGTTAGTCCAATATAGTGACCAAATGATGAAACAACTCTCCCTGGGAGATGTGATCTCTCTTTCACCACAGCATCTTGTGATTCTCTTATGCACTGATCATATACTAATTTATAAGTTATTGTTGTAAATGTCTTATTAttcctactagattgtaagcccctggAGGGCAAGGACCAAGTCTTATTTAAGCTTTTATCTACCCAAGCACCTAgcagtgtacttttttttttggaggagggaaggcagggcaattggggttaaataacttgcccaaggtcacacagctagtaaatgtgtcaagtatcttgaggtctcaggtcctcctgactccagggctggtgtactcactgtgccacctagctgccccaagcagtGTGCTTTTCAAAGAAGAAGGGTTGGTATGTTTGTTGAACtaatgaaagaaggaaatcagatccagcatttatcaaacacttggtACCGGGCTAAAGAAAAGAGGAACCTAAGAATGGGCTATTGAAGTGAGTGAGGGGGCCCCTGAAATGAGATGCCAATCTCAAGTGTAAGGAAGCTAGGATCTACTCTCTTCATCCCAGAAGACCCAAGATAAAGTTGGATAACGGAATGGTCTTCAGGAGGACCAAATTTGTCAGTCTGATTCTAATGATTAGTTTCAGATATCTAGAAGGATATGGATGGCACTTTATAAGACTAGCCTAGCTTGATGAAAACGTCACTTAAGAGCATGAATTCTTTGCACTGTTTCAATGTTCACCAAGCAACCTTTGGATCTCAATAATTTGGTTTTCAAGTGAGAATTCCTGTGATTGGCAGGCACTGGTTATCTAGTTGGATATATTTCCTTTTGCCAACAAATAAATTGGCATCCATGTTAGTAATTGGGGTCACTTGTGATTTCTGCTCAAATGGACTAATTTCTTAGACCCCATCACTTCTGGGGGATATTTTTTTTAGCCAATAATATTATTACTAAATATTTTTAAGGATATTGAGCATatgttttcaaattttgttttaaggaggtttttttgagttttttttcatAAGAATTTTATAGGGGttaggtggggaggggaattatttaaagaatgaaaagtgGAAACATCCATTAAGCAAAAATCTGAAAACTTATCTCAGCAAAAATGGTAAGTCTACTGAACTGGAATTCGAGTCTGCAGAGCTGAGGATCAGAACACAGGACCCTAACTTTCCTACAAGTCTTCAAAGGCATGTTGGTGTAGTGGAGGCCTAGCCTTGGCCCAGAATCCTGCCTGGtcttacctcagacacatactaacaGTGTGAGCCTAGGCATTTCACTTGCCCGGTGAATTCCCCTGGTAACTCTGACTTTCCATAGGCGAGTTGCTCATCCGCATTAATGGGAGGAATTCCCTAACAAACAAAATCTCTGGGCTCCAGGTAGCAATTGTGCCTTGTGCATAACTGACGTTTGGTAAAcctttgttgaattggattggaaaTGATTccatcaaaaggaaaaagaggaaggagggaaagtctGGAGCACTTGGTTTAATTTTCAAAGCCATTTTATTTACATACCATCAATAtctcccctccctctgccttGGTATCCATTTGTATTCCTTTACTCCAGTGGGGGGAGTTTATGGACTCTGGAGTAGGGCTGGGGGATATTAGGCCAGGGTTAGCAGCTGGAGTGGAGGCGCAGTTAGAATGTTAGTGTCTTACAGGGCTGAGAGGCAGGGAAGGTGCTGGCATCTGTCTGTCTAACATCCTGCCACCCTTATACCCCCTGTAGCTCTCCCCAGAGCTGCCCTCTTCTCTTCACCACAAGGAGCCAGCAAGGGGCAGGGGTCTGAGTGGACTCTGCCCCAGCATACACCACAACcctgagaggagggaaaggggaaagcacCAGGGAGGACAGAGCTCCCAAATGAGGTAGGAATGGGGCTCAGGCACTGGAGGTGTGTGGGAAAAAGGAATATTGACTGTCATAACCCATTCCCTTCATTAACCTGAGACATGAGGAGTCAGGGGGACCCAAAAGagatccttccctttcttcccagaAAGGAGTCATATCTGTCTTTAGAAATTCCCTGCTTTTTTGTAGGATCTTCAAAAATCCTAAccccattttcccattttgtggTACAGGATGTGGGTGGTACAAAAGGAGGTCATGTTGTAGAAGGGAGAAGAGTCCTTCCAGGCTTGGGGTCATGTTGGTTGGGCAGTAGTGCTGAGTTTCAGGGGTGACAGAGAATTCCAGGAATATAAAGGCTATCTCCGTAGTTTGAGCAGAGGTGAAAATTCAGTTCTtccacccccttcctccttcaATCTCCCTCCAGCTGTCCCCAGCTCCACCCTGGCACATTCTCCCTCAGGGTTGGGCTAGACCACATTTCAGGCCCTCTCCCTTCCACAGCCAGTCTAACAGCTGGGGAGGAGAAAAGTGAATGTGTGTTTCTGTCTATGGTTATCAGTGGAAAATTCTACCTCTTCTGCCCAAGCATTGCCCACCTGGAGCTCTGACCCTTCTGTCTAAggcacaagtgtgtgtgtgtgtgtgtgtgtgtgtgtgtgtgtgtgtgtgtgttttgcacaTGTACAGAGGCTCAGGTTTGGTTGGAGCGAGGGGGTGTGGTGAGGGGCGAGGTGGAACCACAATCAGAGTCTAGGTCCAGGATGGCATGATGGGGAGTACCCATAGTGCTTGGCCCCAGCTGTCGGTCACGGAGACTCTGGAGATAACTCTGTAGGGTAAgaccaggaagaagaggaaaggaggggagagaaaggccGGGGTCAGAGGTCCTGGCTCTCCCTATTTCTCCTCTCACCCTCCCTGCCCACTTACTGGTGCCAGGCTGTCAGCTGGGCTCCGGGCTCGGGGTGGGAGCTGGCGACGGTAGCTTCCCTCACTGGCTGCTACCCCAGAATTCTGCTGCCACTTGGCCTCCTGCTGGCGGATCCTAAGCAGCTGGAGGCCCTTCAGTCGATGGCTCAAAACCCCTTTGGAGGAAGTGGGGACTAAGTTGGGACCTTCTCAAAGTCTACCCCAAACCCGACCCCCAGCAGTTGAAAGATTCCCACTTCATACCCATTTAACCTACATGCTTCAGTTAGCCCCAGGATAAAACTACCCCTAgagatttcctttcttccttctagatTTCTCCcctatgttttctcttctctgtaatcTTCCTTTACTTCCTATGAAGTCTTCTCGCATAGGATAATCCCTTAATAGTGACACCCCTACCTATATCTCTCTCCTGAAGTCCTAAGGCTGAGGACCTCTATCCTGGCAAATTCGAGGATACCCTCCATTTTGTTCTCTGGTGTTCCTTGCAAGCTGTCTCCACCAGGTTGGAGAGTCCCATGTACCCTTCCCAAGTATatgtatttctttcttccctccccccaaaccagACATTTGAGATCAGGAATGATGTAGGGGATGAGAATAGGGAGAAATATGGGGTGTCAGTATCAAGGTTTTAACTTACCATCATCATGGCCTCTGTGTCCCTCAGCTGTGAGTCTCCACTGAGCAAGGGCCCCAAGTGCCCCCAGGGCAGGCCAGGCACCCAGCAGGGCCCAGCTGTACCAGCAGAGTGGAGGTAGGGCAGGCAACGCCTGAAGCCGCTGGCCCAGACGCCCTCCTAATGCCAACCCCTCCAAGAAGTAGTCTGCACAGCCCACCAGTACGGCTGCCCCCAGCAGGGCTGTGCCTAACATGGTGAAAGGTCGGGGCCAGCGTAGGGTAAGTAAGGCACCTAGAAGTGCCAGTCCCACCAGGCCCCCTGTTGGCACCCAGGCTGAGGGTGGTTGGTAGATGGGTTCAGTGCCTAGTAGGGCACCTGCCCCCAGGGTCAGGCCAAGCAAGAGGCCAGTCAGGAAGAGCCCCACGCTTCGGACCAGCATTGTGACCAGTCCACAGAGGAGGCCAATGCCAAGCGCAATGCCTGC
It includes:
- the MMP19 gene encoding matrix metalloproteinase-19 isoform X1; the protein is MKGELLWLGCLLPIMVAGRSVKPVDQEEALDYLIKYGYLQKPLERMTDGFGPEEVTEAVRSFQEASELPVSGQLDWVTRARMGEPRCGLEDPFNQKTQKYLLLGRWRKRHLTFRILNWPSTLPIHTAKAAIHTAFRYWSRVASLSFREVQAGWADIRLSFHGRHSPHCSRGFDGPGKVLAHADIPESGSVHFDESETWTEGTKMGVNLRIIAAHELGHALGLGHSRYPQALMAPVYSGFRPHFQLHPDDVAGIQALYGKRIPPSGEEEEEVEEEGNEVSVVTPGPRLPGAVPDPCSGELDAMMLGPHGKTYAFKGDYVWTVTGSRLGPLFHVATLWKGLPGNLDAAVYSPRTKWIHFFKGNMIWRYMGFKLVPGFPKRLSHVGPNLDAALYWPLNQKVFLFKGSGYWQWDELAVNDFSRYPKPIGKLFTGVPDKPSAALSWQDGKVYFFKGKKYWRLNQQLRVEKGFPKDTSQNWMHCLPPATGTTASATSSTPRTELST
- the MMP19 gene encoding matrix metalloproteinase-19 isoform X2, translating into MKGELLWLGCLLPIMVAGRSVKPVDQEEALDYLIKYGYLQKPLERMTDGFGPEEVTEAVRSFQEASELPVSGQLDWVTRARMGEPRCGLEDPFNQKTQKYLLLGRWRKRHLTFRILNWPSTLPIHTAKAAIHTAFRYWSRVASLSFREVQAGWADIRLSFHGRHSPHCSRGFDGPGKVLAHADIPESGSVHFDESETWTEGTKMGVNLRIIAAHELGHALGLGHSRYPQALMAPVYSGFRPHFQLHPDDVAGIQALYGPRLPGAVPDPCSGELDAMMLGPHGKTYAFKGDYVWTVTGSRLGPLFHVATLWKGLPGNLDAAVYSPRTKWIHFFKGNMIWRYMGFKLVPGFPKRLSHVGPNLDAALYWPLNQKVFLFKGSGYWQWDELAVNDFSRYPKPIGKLFTGVPDKPSAALSWQDGKVYFFKGKKYWRLNQQLRVEKGFPKDTSQNWMHCLPPATGTTASATSSTPRTELST
- the LOC118850500 gene encoding transmembrane protein 198-like, with translation MDHAPPLLTVTSDPRLFNQQLPEPPEPQCVLEPQDNPELVPALACALCCFFGVIYCCFGYRCFKAVMFLSGLLSGALVIFLLCHKERVLETQLSLEVSAGIALGIGLLCGLVTMLVRSVGLFLTGLLLGLTLGAGALLGTEPIYQPPSAWVPTGGLVGLALLGALLTLRWPRPFTMLGTALLGAAVLVGCADYFLEGLALGGRLGQRLQALPALPPLCWYSWALLGAWPALGALGALAQWRLTAEGHRGHDDGVLSHRLKGLQLLRIRQQEAKWQQNSGVAASEGSYRRQLPPRARSPADSLAPSYLQSLRDRQLGPSTMGTPHHAILDLDSDCGSTSPLTTPPRSNQT